A stretch of Nitrososphaerota archaeon DNA encodes these proteins:
- a CDS encoding AAA family ATPase — MAVTGKGGVGKTTVAALLIKVLHEETGEVILAVDADPNSNLHEALGIQAGKSIGEIREEMLKLGDQIPPEQGRADYLEGLIESATVEGEGFDLISMGRPEGPGCYCYVNHLLRKVLDKVSGRYKFVVIDAEAGLEHFSRRTTRDVDILLVVSDPTARGFMTAKRVKELVAELNTKFGRMYLVVNRVPDGLADKVAEEASKVGIECIALIPEDDLVAKFDLEGRPLTELPKESKAYKAIASLTKKLPLREAEQTLWWQKI; from the coding sequence ATAGCGGTGACGGGAAAAGGAGGGGTTGGTAAGACAACCGTAGCAGCACTACTCATTAAAGTCTTACACGAAGAAACGGGCGAAGTAATCTTAGCGGTGGACGCAGACCCAAACTCGAACCTCCACGAGGCGCTGGGCATCCAAGCTGGTAAGAGCATAGGTGAGATACGTGAAGAAATGCTGAAACTAGGTGACCAGATTCCGCCTGAACAAGGTAGAGCAGACTACCTTGAGGGGCTCATAGAAAGCGCAACCGTTGAAGGGGAGGGCTTCGACTTGATCAGCATGGGTAGGCCAGAAGGACCTGGGTGCTACTGCTACGTCAACCACCTCCTAAGAAAGGTCTTAGACAAGGTTAGTGGGCGATATAAGTTCGTAGTTATAGATGCTGAAGCTGGATTGGAGCACTTCAGTAGAAGAACGACAAGAGATGTGGATATTCTGCTAGTAGTCTCAGATCCAACTGCAAGAGGGTTTATGACCGCTAAGAGGGTTAAGGAACTCGTTGCGGAACTAAACACGAAGTTCGGCAGAATGTATCTGGTAGTCAACCGCGTGCCAGATGGTTTGGCTGATAAGGTGGCTGAGGAAGCGTCTAAGGTTGGGATCGAGTGTATTGCGCTTATACCTGAAGACGATCTTGTTGCAAAGTTCGATCTAGAGGGCAGACCGCTCACAGAGCTCCCTAAAGAATCTAAAGCATACAAAGCTATAGCCTCATTAACAAAGAAGCTCCCGCTTAGAGAAGCAGAGCAGACACTCTGGTGGCAGAAGATTTGA